A window of the Lolium perenne isolate Kyuss_39 chromosome 7, Kyuss_2.0, whole genome shotgun sequence genome harbors these coding sequences:
- the LOC139833932 gene encoding uncharacterized protein — translation MALREVERAGARYTWTNKRLRPTQCVLDRVLVSPIWEAAFPLCSLTTITRVGSDHSPLLLSSGEDAPICQSRFFFQTWWLGVPGFGDLMREKIRGFIFDHGPHRCSVETWQYVSRNSRQFLKGWGANLGKEKRDFRTNLLRQLEELDRMADANGLDEEGWGLRYFLEDQLVALDRVDEEYWRQRSRTQWTLKGDSCTAYFQAIANGRKRKCSIPRLITDVGEVEEPRALMEHIYQFYQGLMGAKGEERVFALGTDLWGEDQKISDEENWGVEVAFTALELDEVLASMKPDSAPGPNGFRSCSSSDSGES, via the coding sequence ATGGCGCTCCGCGAGGTGGAACGGGCAGGGGCTCGGTACACCTGGACGAACAAACGCCTCCGCCCAACTCAGTGTGTACTAGATCGGGTTCTAGTCTCGCCGATTTGGGAGGCGGCGTTTCCGTTGTGCTCTCTCACAACGATCACAAGGGTGGGGTCTGACCACTCCCCTCTTCTGTTGAGCAGCGGCGAAGATGCACCGATCTGCCAGTCGAGGTTCTTCTTCCAGACTTGGTGGCTAGGGGTGCCGGGGTTTGGGGACCTTATGAGGGAGAAAATCCGCGGTTTCATTTTTGACCACGGTCCGCACCGATGCTCGGTAGAGACGTGGCAATATGTCTCGCGGAACTCGAGGCAATTCCTCAAAGGGTGGGGCGCCAATTTGGGTAAGGAGAAGAGGGACTTCCGTACCAACCTTTTGCGCCAGCTGGAAGAGCTGGATCGGATGGCTGATGCCAACGGTTTGGATGAGGAGGGGTGGGGCCTCCGTTACTTCCTTGAAGACCAACTCGTGGCACTGGACCGGGTGGACGAGGAATACTGGCGCCAACGGAGTAGAACTCAGTGGACTCTGAAGGGTGACTCGTGCACCGCTTATTTCCAAGCGATCGCGAATGGCCGCAAGCGCAAATGTTCTATTCCCCGGCTCATCACCGACGTGGGTGAGGTGGAGGAGCCGCGAGCCCTCATGGAACACATCTACCAGTTTTACCAGGGCTTGATGGGGGCCAAAGGGGAAGAGAGGGTCTTTGCCCTTGGCACTGATCTTTGGGGAGAAGATCAGAAGATTTCGGACGAGGAAAATTGGGGCGTTGAAGTCGCTTTCACCGCTCTGGAGCTCGACGAGGTCCTGGCTAGTATGAAACCTGACTCTGCGCCGGGGCCGAACGGCTTCCGGTCCTGTTCTTCAAGCGATTCTGGGGAATCCTGA